From Plasmodium relictum strain SGS1 genome assembly, chromosome: 8, the proteins below share one genomic window:
- the AHA1 gene encoding activator of Hsp90 ATPase, putative → MAGSVWNRNSWHWEEKNYNKWGESYIKSKLINLKIEEDDLIIYFDNIKVTGSACVSIRKGKQINSFEYIIKFQWLSSNKTDNIEHRGDIEILDFSNCSVEDNDYEINIEKESDNDESRRIYDILKKEGKEKIKDSLKNFPEDLLKHDASESSKELKIKENEEEKLKNIKVVNSNETKKENLLESMNKGINDEKKEGSVWNINNYHWEERCLTKWAKEELKNILDNCTVELSNNIFLQFFYSEVEGEASSSIRKKKKILIYDLKVNSEWKAYKRKKNNEIEIETKGHVSIGEIISDFSCDDETKYKYNFIFDNNTIEYKDMNDIIKSEASNQINKIIDSFISKMKEK, encoded by the exons ATGGCTGGATCTGTTTGGAATAGAAATAGTTGGCATtg ggaagaaaaaaattataataaatggGGAGAATCTTATATAAAAtctaaattaattaatttaaaaatagaagaggatgatttaattatatatttcgaCAACATAAAAGTTACAGGAAGT gCATGTGTTTCTATTAGAAAAGGAAAACAGATTAATTCTTttgaatatattattaaatttcaaTGGTTATCATCAAATAAAACAGACAATATTGAGCATAGAGGGGATATAGAAATACTTGATTTTTCCAATTGTTCAGTGgag gataatgattatgaaataaatatagaaaaagagTCTGATAATGATGAATCAAGAAGAATAtatgatatattaaaaaaagaaggaaaagaaaaaattaaagattcTCTGAAAAATTTCCCTGAAGATCTTTTAAAACATGATGCAAGTGAAT CAAGCAAAGAGCTGAAAATTAAGGAAAATGaggaagaaaaattaaaaaatataaaagtagTAAATAGtaatgaaacaaaaaaagaaaacttaTTAGAAAGTATGAATAAAGGaataaatgatgaaaaaaaagagggATCTGTTTggaatattaataattatcaCTGGGAAGAAAGATGTTTAACAAAATGGGCaaaagaagaattaaaaaatattttagataACTGTACTGTTGAATtaagtaataatatttttttacaatttttttattcagaAGTGGAAGGTGAGGCATCTTCTagtataagaaaaaaaaaaaaaattttaatttatgatTTAAAAGTAAATAGTGAATGGAAAGcatataaaagaaagaaaaataatgaaattgaaATTGAGACAAAAGGACATGTAAGTATCGGTGAGATAATTTCCGATTTTTCTTGTGATGATGAAACGaaatacaaatataattttatttttgacaATAATACAATTGAATATAAAGATATGAATGATATTATAAAATCTGAAGCTTcaaatcaaataaataaaataattgattcatttatttcaaaaatgaaggaaaaataa
- a CDS encoding ubiquitin-conjugating enzyme E2, putative — translation MSEVIVPRSFRLLDELERGQKGNVSEGVSFGLESADDITLSNWSCTIFGQPGTVFENRIYSLTIFCDDNYPDAPPTVKFDTKIEMTCVDINGRVIKNNLHILKNWNRNYTIETILISLRQEMLSSANKRLPQPNEGEVYSSY, via the exons atgagtgag GTAATTGTTCCAAGAAGTTTTCGATTATTAGACGAGCTAGAAAGAGGACAAAAAGGAAATGTAAGTGAAGGAGTATCATTTGGTTTAGAAAGTGCTGATGATATAACACTTTCGAATTGGTCATGTACAATTTTTGGGCAACCAGGTACTGTCTTTGAAAATAGAATTTACTCTCTAACTATTTTTTGCGATGATAATTATCCTGATGCTCCACCAACTGTTAAATTTGATACAAAAATTGAAATGACTTGTGTAGATATTAATGGAaga gttatcaaaaataatttgcatatattaaaaaactgGAATCGTAATTATACTATAGAAacaattttaatttctttaagGCAAGAAATGTTATCAAGTGCAAATAAAAGATTACCACAACCAAATGAAGGAGAAGTTTACTCttcttattaa
- a CDS encoding AP endonuclease (DNA-[apurinic or apyrimidinic site] lyase), putative: MKINNLKFIFYKKIDYISKTKQKRSFLKFSNNYNKNKMSNQYSSKKRYNCINENESCEIKKKTKLISKINEDHLNKNNINYYFSSKIKELDKNLNDKSEKNVSCIDTINKNDLSYEKDIKIEDFKDIENISVEHLDDIENISKGNLKDTKNIIKTLSKEDNSKECNVNEKVKIIVTWNMNSITVRYKNKEKWKEFMNFFNQINADVLCFQEVRLPALNLSDCKNNNDVIRDRSKVKNTDQKSLLDFQIIDTILKNDFKNYNAYFSLANIKYSGQLVLIKKTIKLKSIRYNLSFDLDSNIHHDEGRIILVEFLDFFLLSTYTPNNGFDYTKFERRRLFDEKLEKFVASLKNKKSLIWTGDLNIAPEDIDLSHPVEFRKMKKGNVPKEYIGQPGCTDFERKNFQKILTSGDLVDSYRYFQNLKSEKGNNNKNKSNINENIYTWRCPFLIGKLCNKAMRIDHFIVSKNFLKNIEKVEIHGYSVFHNNFYGSDHCPVILYLKNVH, encoded by the coding sequence atgaaaattaataatctgaaatttatattttataaaaaaattgactACATTTCTAAAACTAAACAAAAGAGATCtttcttaaaattttcaaataattataataaaaataaaatgtctAATCAATATTCTAGTAAGAAGAGATATAATtgtattaatgaaaatgaatcctgtgaaattaaaaaaaaaactaaattaATTTCgaaaataaatgaagatcatttaaataagaataatattaattattatttttcttcaaaaataaaagaattagataagaatttaaatgataagTCTGAAAAAAATGTTTCTTGTATAGAtactattaataaaaatgatttgagttatgaaaaagatataaaaatagaagattTTAAAGATATCGAAAATATAAGCGTTGAACATTTAGATGACATAGAAAACATAAGTAAAggaaatttaaaagatacaaaaaatataattaaaactCTCTCAAAAGAAGATAATTCAAAAGAATGTAATGTGaatgaaaaagtaaaaattatagtGACATGGAATATGAATAGCATAACAGTtcgatataaaaataaagaaaaatggaaggaatttatgaatttttttaatcaaaTAAATGCTGATGTTTTATGTTTTCAAGAAGTAAGGTTACCAGCTTTGAATTTATCTGATTGCAAAAACAATAATGATGTTATAAGAGATAGAAGTAAAGTTAAAAATACTGATCAGAAAAGTCTTCTTGACTTTCAAATCATAGATACCATTTtgaaaaatgattttaaaaattataatgctTATTTTAGTTTAgcaaatattaaatatagtGGCCAGCtagtattaataaaaaaaacaattaaattaaaatcaaTCCGATATAACTTATCTTTTGATTTAGATTCAAATATACATCATGATGAAGGAAGAATAATCTTAGTAGAATTTTTAGATTTCTTTTTGTTATCAACATATACACCTAATAATGGATTTGATTATACAAAGTTTGAAAGAAGAAGACTATTTGAcgaaaaattagaaaaatttgttgcttctttaaaaaataagaaatctTTGATATGGACAGGTGATTTAAATATTGCCCCAGAAGATATTGATTTGTCTCATCCTGTGGAATTccgaaaaatgaaaaaaggtAATGTACCAAAAGAATATATTGGACAACCTGGGTGTACTGAttttgaaagaaaaaattttcaaaaaattttgacttcGGGAGACTTAGTAGATTCTTATagatattttcaaaatttaaaaagtgaaaaaggaaataataataaaaataaatcaaatattaatgaaaatatatatacatggaGATGTCCCTTTCTCATAGGTAAATTATGCAATAAAGCAATGAGAATAGATCATTTCATTGTATcgaaaaattttcttaaaaacATAGAGAAAGTAGAAATACATGGTTATAGTGtatttcataataatttttacgGTTCTGATCACTGTCCAGTTATATTATATCTCAAAAATGTACATTAG
- a CDS encoding P-loop containing nucleoside triphosphate hydrolase, putative: MRIFINNVNTYSGSCLCETFDELREKKTEIYGTLIENENEENSMIYNYNNVKKIISKIPKDNIIKNILKCELIIYDLHNTNIEEIEYIIRKLKYEKFDKKITIILISSIMTWNKTKRKFIKKKIEVKNYSGNYNEIKNTCDKRKNNRNNDKLILDNNIKEENKNVIHGKNDTNHEENEIKYIYIPEVFSEKDYLKRMPSNLFEEYKSIETLILSLNSIKNLNTYVVASGLLYGNGENVFFPIFKNAWLSKDNQIIDKGKNYIPVIHIKGLCEYVKELYICEPTKRYLIAVDNEFITQKKIIETVAKYISGNTNYINVQPHNSLFFENAEHLCVNLRFSCTKFYDNNEKKKKKKKEYFKRKKSRNRNNDDESTEQENETDKEEKVEKGEEEEEEEEEEEEEEEEEEGEEDESEDENNEEDDEESEEENEKEEEKEEDDEENEEDDKENEEDDEENEEDDEENEEEEEEEEEDEEEEEKEDDDEDEKKKNKGKDENNESDKYIDKKGRKKKKKMQKKKKENFSIKFHCFDGFSKNICILAREFCEYRNLKVLKVLILGQPGSGKTYIAKKICEHYNLILCSISSLIDEYKNSNYNFPEYYKKYLNELEKEKKKDIKKIKLKLDDLSSMFYKKLETNECKFRGYVLDFFPRNYDEAKYFFENYSIDNEKIKEITGNHINPSGDNQKYKDKKEDEKSEDDKKSDDYEEKDETKEEKGSNKNLSANMSNNTDTPSNSDDSLKNNSTNRDTIISKEKEKKKEKVNKCINNFIMPEFIIILKSKEELCRKRMMNLSEEEIIKGHNDESGFERRFKKYMNENCRNDYFENYEKKSIEDYFIEKEIEVFNVNINEDSLLEDILTNIYIYIEKNKKFYNFLPSVDDILKKKLEQKEQYLKDEKESVNKIEGDIVIKEINRNEELIKAEKKRQQLLLEHQQKYIHNQSLPLRFYLIKNILPILTDALIYICKTKPKNPCLHIAEYLLKNAHKYNIEGEDLEILESENIETGEKL, translated from the coding sequence ATgagaatatttattaataatgtaAACACATACAGTGGTAGTTGTTTATGCGAAACATTTGATGAactaagagaaaaaaaaacagaaataTATGGAACACtaatagaaaatgaaaatgaagaaaattctatgatatataattataacaatgtaaaaaaaataatatctaAAATACCTaaagataatataataaaaaatattttaaaatgtgAGCTAATTATATATGATCTGCATAATACCAATATAGAAGAAATAGAATatattataagaaaattaaaatacgaaaaatttgataaaaaaattactattattttgaTATCCTCTATAATGACATGGAATAAaactaaaagaaaatttataaaaaaaaaaattgaggTAAAAAATTACTCAGgaaattataatgaaataaaaaatacctgtgataaaagaaaaaataatagaaataatgacaaattaattttagataataatattaaagaagaaaataaaaatgtaatacaTGGAAAAAATGACACAAATcatgaagaaaatgaaataaaatatatatatatcccAGAAGTATTTAGCGAAAAGGATTATCTAAAAAGAATGCCGTCTAACTTATTTGAAGAATATAAAAGTATTGAAACACTTATATTATCTTTAAActctattaaaaatttaaatacatATGTAGTTGCATCTGGATTATTATATGGTAATGGagaaaatgtattttttccTATTTTTAAAAACGCATGGCTAAGTAAAGATAACCAGATTATtgataaaggaaaaaattaCATTCCTGTAATTCATATAAAAGGTTTATGCGAATATGTAAaggaattatatatatgtgaacCAACGAAAAGGTACCTAATAGCTGTTGATAATGAATTTATTACACAAAAAAAGATTATTGAAACTGTagcaaaatatatttcaggTAATactaattatataaatgttcAACCTCACAactctttattttttgagaATGCTGAACATTTATGTGTTAATTTACGATTTTCATGTACAAAGttttatgataataatgaaaaaaaaaagaaaaagaaaaaagaatatttcaaaagaaaaaagagtagaaatagaaataatgaTGACGAAAGTACAGAACAGGAAAACGAAACAGacaaagaagaaaaagtaGAAAAAGGAGAAGAGGAAGAGGAGGAGGAAGAGGAAGAAGAGGAGGAAGAGGAAGAAGAGGAGGGAGAAGAAGACGAAAGCgaagatgaaaataatgaagaggATGATGAGGAAAGTGAAGAAGAGAATGAAaaggaagaagaaaaagaagaagatgaTGAGGAAAATGAAGAGGATGATAAGGAAAATGAAGAGGATGATGAGGAAAATGAAGAGGATGATGaggaaaatgaagaagaagaagaagaagaagaagaagatgaagaggaagaagaaaaagaagatgatgatgaagatgaaaagaaaaagaataagGGGAaggatgaaaataatgaaagtgataaatatatagacaaaaaaggaagaaaaaaaaaaaaaaaaatgcaaaaaaaaaaaaaagaaaatttctCAATAAAATTTCATTGTTTTGATGGTTTTTCAAAAAACATTTGCATTTTAGCAAGAGAATTTTGTGAATATAGAAATCTTAAAGttttaaaagttttaatTTTAGGTCAACCAGGCAGCGGGAAAACATATATAGCTAAAAAGATATGTGAgcattataatttaatactATGCTCTATTAGTTCCTTAATTGATGAATACAAAAAtagtaattataattttcctgagtattataaaaaatatttaaatgaactggaaaaggaaaaaaaaaaagatattaagaaaataaagttaaaatTAGATGATCTTTCATCTATGTTTTACAAAAAGTTAGAAACTAATGAATGTAAATTTAGAGGATATGTTTTAGACTTTTTTCCCAGAAACTATGATGAGGCAAAATacttttttgaaaattatagTATAGACAAtgagaaaataaaagaaattactGGAAATCACATAAATCCAAGTGGAGATAATCAGAAATATAaggataaaaaagaagacgAAAAAAGTGAAGATGATAAAAAAAGTGATGActatgaagaaaaagatgaaacaaaagaagaaaaaggaagtaataaaaacttaagtGCTAATATGTCGAATAATACTGATACTCCATCTAATTCTGATGATTcgttaaaaaataatagtacaAATAGAGATACTATTAtatcaaaagaaaaagaaaaaaagaaggaAAAAGTCAATAAAtgcataaataattttataatgcCTGAATTCATTATCATATTAAAATCCAAAGAAGAATTGTGTAGAAAAAGAATGATGAACTTATCTGAagaagaaattataaaaggGCACAATGATGAAAGTGGATTTGAAAGGagattcaaaaaatatatgaatgaAAATTGCAGAAATgattattttgaaaattatgaaaaaaaaagtattgaagattattttatagaaaaagaaatagaagtttttaatgtaaatataaaCGAAGATTCATTGTTAGAAGATATTTtaacaaatatttatatttatattgaaaaaaataaaaaattttataatttcttacCATCTGTAgatgatattttaaaaaaaaagttagaaCAAAAAGAACAGTATTTGaaagatgaaaaagaaagtgtaaataaaattgaagGAGACATAGTAATTAAGGaaataaatagaaatgaGGAGTTGATAAaagcagaaaaaaaaagacaacaATTATTGCTTGAACAccaacaaaaatatattcataatcAATCACTTCCTTTaagattttatttaattaaaaacattttacCAATATTAACTGACgcattaatatatatttgcaAAACAAAACCTAAAAATCCATGTTTACATATAGCAGAATATTTGTTAAAAAATGCTCATAAGTATAATATTGAAGGAGAAGATTTAGAAATTTTAGAATCTGAAAATATAGAAACAGGGGAAAAattatga
- the GRX1 gene encoding glutaredoxin 1, putative gives MACNSEAVKKWVNQIIDQNIVAVFSKTECPYCIKAISILKGFNIKNMYVAQIEKEPKLVEIQAYLKELTGKSSVPRIFINKEVVGGCDDLVKENEEGKLQERLKKAGVL, from the exons atggcATGTAACAGTGAGGCAGTTAAGAAATGGGTAAACCAAATAATAGACCAAAATATTGTTGCAGTTTTCTCAAAAAc tGAATGCCCATATTGTATTAAAGCTATATCAATCTTGAAAGGATTCAATATAAAGAATATG tATGTAGCACAAATTGAAAAAGAACCCAAACTAGTAGAAATACAAGCATATTTAAAGGAATTAACTg gaaaAAGTAGTGTACCaagaatatttataaataaagagGTTGTTGGTGGATGTGATGATTta gtaaaagaaaatgaagaaggaAAACTTCAAGAGAGATTAAAAAAGGCTGGAGtactttaa